One stretch of Candidatus Omnitrophota bacterium DNA includes these proteins:
- a CDS encoding DNA recombination protein RmuC, with protein sequence MGNILIFVAIALLAAILIKLFISGGSNDNQALIDINNKITEMKINQLEGLNQSMKAQQEAFGVIIKTVNDNLSRTQGNINEQLGSAGATMGDVQKKLGALAETTKNIQKIGEDISSLQDILQAPKLRGNLGEFMLEDLLKNLGASNYAMKYSFSDGTQVDSIIKLGEKIVPIDSKFPLESFKRLMLAPDDDEKKKCKKEFVRSVKERIDEIADKYINPDEGTFDFALMYIPAENVFYEIIINDSFAHDYEIAEYAMKKHVVPVSPNSFHAYIMAIVYGLKGFRIEKQAATILGELTKIQDKFAKFYLNFTLVGKHISNAYAKYDETQRRAEKLNEKISKLTLEHNELPDETEYIEKIPDGGNSPAPDD encoded by the coding sequence ATGGGAAATATACTTATTTTTGTCGCCATCGCTCTTCTTGCGGCGATACTGATCAAGCTCTTTATATCAGGCGGCAGCAATGACAATCAGGCGCTGATAGATATCAATAACAAAATAACGGAGATGAAAATCAATCAGCTGGAAGGCCTTAACCAATCCATGAAAGCGCAGCAGGAGGCGTTCGGCGTTATTATTAAAACAGTGAATGATAACCTTTCCAGAACCCAGGGCAACATCAATGAGCAGCTCGGCTCGGCCGGAGCGACCATGGGGGATGTGCAGAAGAAACTTGGAGCGCTCGCCGAAACTACCAAAAACATCCAGAAAATAGGGGAAGACATTTCCTCGCTTCAGGATATTCTCCAGGCCCCGAAGCTCAGGGGTAATCTCGGGGAATTCATGCTCGAAGATTTGCTAAAAAACCTCGGCGCCAGCAATTATGCCATGAAGTATTCTTTCAGCGACGGGACACAGGTGGACAGCATTATAAAGCTCGGCGAAAAAATAGTGCCGATAGATTCCAAATTCCCGTTGGAAAGTTTTAAGCGCCTGATGCTCGCGCCCGACGATGATGAAAAAAAGAAGTGCAAAAAAGAATTCGTCCGCAGCGTAAAAGAGAGAATAGACGAAATCGCCGATAAATACATCAATCCTGATGAGGGAACTTTTGACTTTGCCCTGATGTATATTCCGGCTGAAAATGTTTTTTACGAAATAATCATCAATGATTCTTTCGCGCATGATTATGAGATAGCGGAATACGCCATGAAGAAACACGTTGTCCCTGTTTCACCCAACAGTTTTCACGCCTATATCATGGCCATAGTGTACGGGCTCAAGGGGTTTAGAATAGAAAAACAGGCGGCGACGATCCTGGGTGAACTGACAAAAATACAGGATAAATTCGCGAAATTCTATTTAAATTTCACGCTCGTGGGAAAGCATATAAGCAACGCCTATGCCAAATATGACGAAACACAAAGGCGCGCCGAAAAATTGAATGAGAAAATATCAAAATTGACTCTAGAACATAACGAGCTGCCCGACGAAACGGAATATATAGAAAAGATACCGGATGGCGGAAATTCTCCGGCGCCGGACGATTAA